The following coding sequences are from one Pongo abelii isolate AG06213 chromosome 3, NHGRI_mPonAbe1-v2.0_pri, whole genome shotgun sequence window:
- the LOC129059077 gene encoding SOSS complex subunit C, protein MQNQSSTNHPGASIALSRPCLNKDFRDHAEQQYIAAQQKAALQHAHAHSFGYFITQDSAFGNLILPVLPCLDPE, encoded by the coding sequence aTGCAGAACCAGTCTTCAACAAATCATCCTGGAGCTAGCATTGCACTCtcgagaccctgtcttaataaGGACTTCCGGGATCACGCTGAGCAGCAGTATATTGCAGCCCAGCAGAAGGCAGCTTTGCAGCATGCTCATGCACATTCATTTGGATACTTCATAACTCAAGACTCTGCATTTGGGAACCTGATTCTTCCTGTTTTACCTTGCCTTGACCcagaatga